TTGTGTGACGCCAGTCGCATGGCTTCGGCGGCGTCTTGCGGCGTTACCCCTTCCATTTCGAACAGAATCTTGCCCGGCTTGACCACGGCCACCCAGTGGTCAGGCGCGCCCTTGCCTTTTCCCATACGAGTCTCAGCCGGCTTCTTGGTGACCGGCTTGTCGGGAAACAGGCGCAGCCATATCTTGCCTCCGCGCTTAATGAAGCGCGTCATGGCCACACGGCTGGCTTCGATCTGCCGATCGGTGATCCAGCCTGGCTCCAGCACCTTCAACCCGTAGTCCCCGAAAGCCAGCTCCGAGCCGCGCCAAGCCTTTCCGGTCATACGGCCGCGCTGCTGCTTGCGGTACTTAACTTTCTTCGGCATCAACATAAGCTGTTCTCAGTTCCTTACGCTCTCTCAGAAGCTGGGTGCGGCAGCCTGCTGCGGTTCGCGCCGCTTTTGCGCCAGAATCTCACCGCGATAAATCCAGCACTTCACCCCAATGACTCCATACGTGGTCTTTGCTTCAGCAAGGCCGTAGTCAATATCAGCCCGCAGCGTGTGCAGCGGCAGCCGGCCCTGGAGGTACCACTCCGAGCGCGCGATTTCATTTCCGTTCAAACGTCCGCCTACCCGCACCTTGATTCCCTTGCAACCGAAGCGCAGCGCCGAATCTACAGCCTTGCGCATCGCGCGGCGGAAGCCCACGCGCTTTTCCAACTGCAGTGCGATGGACTCCGCGACCAATTGCGCGTCCAGTTCCGGCTTGTGCACTTCCTGAATGTCAATGTAAACATCACGGTTGGTGCGCTTCTGCAGATCAATCTTCAGCTTGTCAATCTCGGCGCCCTTGCGCCCAATAATGATTCCCGGCCGCGCGGTACGAATAATGATCCGCAGCTTGTTGCCCGGGCGCTCGATCTCGATTGAGCTCACCCCCGCCGACTTTAGCTTGTCCTTGAGCTCGGCTTTGAGTTTTAGGTCTTCCAGCAACAGCTTGTCGTAGTCGCGCTCCACAAACCACCGCGACTTCCACGGCTTGGTGTAGCCGAGCCGGAATCCATATGGATGGACTTTTTGTCCCATAAATCTCCTCTACGATCTTGCCTTTGCCGTCTTCTTGCCGGCGGCGGATTTCTTGCTGGCCTTGGCTTTCACTTTGGCCTTCCCCGCAGTCTTGCCTGCTGTGCGGGCCGGTTTCGCGGTCACGCCCTCTTCACCGACCACTGTGGCAGTGCCCTCGCGACCCGCATTGCGCTCCGCCAACGCGATCTCAATGTGCGCCATGCGGCGTTGGTACCGATAGGCGCGACCCATGGGAGCGGGACGAATCCGCTTCGCTCGCGGGCCATCATTGGCTACCGCGCGCAAAACGAACAGGTTGTCCACATCCACGTCCATGCCTTTTTCCTGGCTCAGGTAATTGGCGTTCTGGACTGCTGAACGCAGCAACTTCTCCACCGTGCCCGCTACCCGCTTCTTGGTGAAGGCCAGAGTATTCATGGCCTCTTCCACGCGGCGGCCCTTGATCAAATCCAGCACCAGGCGCGCCTTCTGCGGCGAGACTCGCATGTACCGGGCTTCAGCTCTGAATTCCATCTCTCTATCTCTCCGTTACGACTTGGGCGCTGCTGGCGCCGGTGTTCCCGCGGCTCCAGACGTCGGCACTGGTGCTCCCGGACCGCCGGGAACGCCCGCCGGTTTGGCTGCGGCTTCTGTGGCCGCTTTCATTGAGTGACCCTTAAAGCTGCGCGTGAAA
This genomic stretch from Terriglobales bacterium harbors:
- the rplP gene encoding 50S ribosomal protein L16, producing the protein MLMPKKVKYRKQQRGRMTGKAWRGSELAFGDYGLKVLEPGWITDRQIEASRVAMTRFIKRGGKIWLRLFPDKPVTKKPAETRMGKGKGAPDHWVAVVKPGKILFEMEGVTPQDAAEAMRLASHKLPLRTRLVARHGAGAH
- the rpsC gene encoding 30S ribosomal protein S3; translated protein: MGQKVHPYGFRLGYTKPWKSRWFVERDYDKLLLEDLKLKAELKDKLKSAGVSSIEIERPGNKLRIIIRTARPGIIIGRKGAEIDKLKIDLQKRTNRDVYIDIQEVHKPELDAQLVAESIALQLEKRVGFRRAMRKAVDSALRFGCKGIKVRVGGRLNGNEIARSEWYLQGRLPLHTLRADIDYGLAEAKTTYGVIGVKCWIYRGEILAQKRREPQQAAAPSF
- the rplV gene encoding 50S ribosomal protein L22; translation: MEFRAEARYMRVSPQKARLVLDLIKGRRVEEAMNTLAFTKKRVAGTVEKLLRSAVQNANYLSQEKGMDVDVDNLFVLRAVANDGPRAKRIRPAPMGRAYRYQRRMAHIEIALAERNAGREGTATVVGEEGVTAKPARTAGKTAGKAKVKAKASKKSAAGKKTAKARS